The following coding sequences lie in one Frigoribacterium sp. SL97 genomic window:
- a CDS encoding ROK family transcriptional regulator, which produces MNRGTNLPAIGGYNRSVVLDAIRRESAGLSRTEIAGRTGLSPQAVTNVSRRLIEAGLIRESGTVISGPGKPRTMLQLESRGRFAVGVHIDPAVLTFVLLDLVGTVVAHARELTPSASEPDEVVALMARAIDGLVVTSGVDRDLLLGVGIASPGPVDIGPGLVLDPPMMPLWRHVPLRRALSEATGLPVLLEKDVTACAVAELWLSDGGAGERSDFAFVYYGTGYGTGLVLGGDVLRGASANAGDSGHVMVDDHGHRCTCGRIGCVGELITPHALVREAAATGVLLEGDVSDEALAEAARSGDDVDMRRIDEAFGALVGKADLGDAGALGVLHGAGRHLARALVTIVNLLDLDEVVFGGPFWAPLSRHVLAVLPAALRDDPALIPKHPIRLVESSIGIDVAAVGAACLVLDQTFSPRPSALLIRA; this is translated from the coding sequence ATGAACCGCGGGACGAACCTGCCGGCGATCGGCGGCTACAACCGGTCGGTCGTGCTCGACGCCATCCGGCGGGAGAGTGCGGGCCTCAGCCGGACCGAGATCGCCGGGCGCACCGGACTCAGCCCCCAGGCCGTGACGAACGTCTCGCGCCGACTGATCGAGGCGGGGCTCATCCGCGAGAGCGGCACCGTCATCAGCGGTCCCGGCAAGCCCCGCACCATGCTGCAGCTCGAGTCCCGCGGACGCTTCGCGGTGGGCGTGCACATCGACCCCGCGGTGCTGACGTTCGTCCTGCTCGACCTCGTCGGCACGGTCGTCGCCCACGCCCGAGAGTTGACGCCCTCGGCCAGCGAACCCGACGAGGTGGTGGCCCTGATGGCACGGGCCATCGACGGACTCGTCGTCACGAGCGGCGTCGACCGCGACCTGCTGCTGGGGGTCGGCATCGCCTCGCCCGGCCCGGTCGACATCGGGCCCGGCCTCGTGCTCGACCCCCCGATGATGCCCCTCTGGCGGCACGTGCCGTTGCGTCGGGCGCTCAGCGAGGCGACCGGTCTGCCGGTGCTGCTCGAGAAGGACGTCACGGCCTGCGCGGTCGCCGAGCTGTGGCTCAGCGACGGAGGCGCGGGTGAGCGCAGCGACTTCGCCTTCGTCTACTACGGCACCGGTTACGGCACCGGGCTCGTGCTGGGCGGCGACGTGCTGCGCGGGGCCAGCGCGAACGCGGGGGACTCGGGGCACGTGATGGTCGACGACCACGGCCACCGCTGCACCTGCGGGCGCATCGGCTGCGTCGGGGAGCTCATCACGCCGCACGCCCTCGTGCGGGAGGCCGCGGCCACGGGAGTGCTGCTCGAGGGGGACGTCTCGGACGAGGCGCTCGCCGAGGCGGCTCGCAGCGGGGACGACGTCGACATGCGCCGCATCGACGAGGCGTTCGGCGCCCTGGTCGGCAAGGCCGACCTGGGAGACGCCGGCGCCCTCGGGGTGCTGCACGGCGCAGGCCGACACCTCGCGCGTGCCCTCGTGACCATCGTCAACCTGCTCGACCTCGACGAGGTCGTCTTCGGCGGCCCGTTCTGGGCGCCGCTGTCGCGGCACGTCCTCGCGGTGCTGCCGGCCGCGCTCCGCGACGACCCGGCGCTGATCCCGAAGCACCCGATCCGGCTCGTCGAGTCGTCGATCGGCATCGACGTCGCGGCCGTCGGAGCCGCCTGCCTCGTGCTCGACCAGACGTTCTCGCCGCGACCCTCCGCCCTGCTGATCCGCGCCTGA
- a CDS encoding extracellular solute-binding protein, whose protein sequence is MSRTFTSVRGRKRALAVAAAAVATALLASGCSGGAGSGDSDTIKVAYQKFGTFTQMDAHMKETAKTFEAANPGMKVEFVPIAAQNDDYFTKLALMNRSAATAPDVMYEDTFKVKSDAAAGYLLPLDEYTDAWEDWDAFYDNAKEAGVGEDGKTYGIPMGTDTRALWYNKDLFAQAGLPVPWEPKTWQDVLDAAETVKAKVPDVVPLNVYSGKPQGEGATMQGFEMLLYGTPTGTLYDDETGKWLTDSQGFVDSLGFIEDVYQGGIGPKPEEALDTNIATIVGGEWLPQGKLAIALDGSWMSGTWLETGTNPWPEWNDVMGQAPMPTQDGAKPGATSMSGGWTLAVGSKTKNPDKAFEFIADALDKDGSQSYDIAASQIAVRSDVAEDPEYVGSNPTFEFFSSIVPVTHFRPATTDYSRISNEITVAMEAVMTGQQSPEEAAAAFDDQLVGIVGEDQTQKAGD, encoded by the coding sequence ATGTCACGCACGTTCACCTCGGTCCGGGGGCGCAAGCGCGCACTGGCCGTCGCCGCCGCAGCGGTCGCCACGGCCCTGCTGGCCTCGGGTTGCTCGGGGGGCGCCGGCAGCGGCGACTCCGACACCATCAAGGTCGCGTACCAGAAGTTCGGGACGTTCACGCAGATGGACGCCCACATGAAGGAGACCGCGAAGACCTTCGAGGCGGCCAACCCCGGCATGAAGGTCGAGTTCGTGCCCATCGCGGCGCAGAACGACGACTACTTCACCAAGCTCGCGCTGATGAACCGGTCGGCGGCCACCGCGCCCGACGTCATGTACGAGGACACCTTCAAGGTCAAGAGCGACGCAGCCGCCGGCTACCTGCTGCCGCTCGACGAGTACACCGACGCGTGGGAGGACTGGGACGCGTTCTACGACAACGCCAAGGAGGCCGGCGTCGGCGAGGACGGCAAGACCTACGGCATCCCGATGGGCACCGACACCCGGGCGCTCTGGTACAACAAGGACCTCTTCGCGCAGGCCGGCCTGCCCGTGCCGTGGGAGCCGAAGACCTGGCAGGACGTGCTCGACGCGGCCGAGACGGTCAAGGCGAAGGTGCCCGACGTGGTCCCGCTCAACGTGTACTCGGGCAAGCCGCAGGGCGAGGGCGCGACCATGCAGGGCTTCGAGATGCTGCTGTACGGCACGCCGACCGGCACCCTGTACGACGACGAGACCGGCAAGTGGCTCACCGACTCGCAGGGCTTCGTCGATTCGCTCGGCTTCATCGAGGACGTCTACCAGGGTGGCATCGGACCGAAACCCGAGGAGGCGCTGGACACCAACATCGCCACCATCGTCGGTGGGGAATGGCTCCCGCAGGGCAAGCTCGCGATCGCCCTCGACGGCTCGTGGATGAGCGGCACCTGGCTGGAGACCGGCACCAACCCGTGGCCCGAGTGGAACGACGTGATGGGCCAAGCGCCCATGCCCACCCAGGACGGCGCGAAGCCGGGTGCGACGAGCATGTCGGGCGGCTGGACGCTGGCCGTCGGCTCGAAGACCAAGAACCCCGACAAGGCGTTCGAGTTCATCGCCGACGCCCTCGACAAGGACGGTTCGCAGAGCTACGACATCGCCGCCAGCCAGATCGCGGTGCGCAGCGACGTCGCCGAGGACCCCGAGTACGTCGGCAGCAACCCGACCTTCGAGTTCTTCTCGTCGATCGTGCCGGTGACGCACTTCCGTCCGGCGACCACCGACTACAGCCGCATCTCGAACGAGATCACCGTCGCGATGGAGGCCGTCATGACGGGCCAGCAGAGCCCCGAGGAGGCGGCCGCCGCCTTCGACGACCAGCTGGTCGGCATCGTCGGTGAGGACCAGACGCAGAAGGCGGGGGACTAG
- a CDS encoding carbohydrate ABC transporter permease, translating into MATIAPTPVGRESGRPGASGPGPGPHGEKPGRRAGASKARALRTGARTLPLVPAFVLLALFLLGPVISSFYGSFTDASLTGYAAGGSEFIGLRNYTELFADPDFPKSVLLTLAFVFFSAVVGQNVVGLGLALLMRNGHKVVRSIVGTFVIAAWVLPEIVAAFAAYAFFNDAGTLNTVLSWFGITGANWLYAMPMLSVILANIWRGAAFSMLVYSAAVQEVPPEITESAEVDGATGWQRLVFITLPVIRRSISTNLMLTTLQTLSVFTLIYVMTGGGPGVNSTTLPILAYQEAFQFSQLGFGTAIATIMLLVGAVFSIIYIRALKPEVD; encoded by the coding sequence ATGGCGACCATCGCCCCCACCCCGGTCGGCCGTGAGAGCGGCCGACCGGGGGCCTCCGGGCCCGGCCCCGGGCCCCACGGCGAGAAGCCGGGTCGCCGGGCGGGGGCGTCGAAGGCGCGCGCCCTGCGCACCGGCGCCCGCACCCTGCCGCTCGTCCCGGCCTTCGTCCTGCTGGCCCTGTTCCTGTTGGGGCCCGTCATCTCGAGCTTCTACGGCTCGTTCACCGACGCGTCGCTGACCGGCTACGCCGCCGGCGGCTCGGAGTTCATCGGCCTGCGCAACTACACCGAGCTGTTCGCCGACCCGGACTTCCCGAAGTCGGTGCTGCTGACTCTCGCCTTCGTCTTCTTCTCGGCGGTGGTCGGCCAGAACGTGGTCGGCCTGGGGCTCGCCCTGCTGATGCGGAACGGCCACAAGGTCGTGCGCTCGATCGTCGGCACGTTCGTCATCGCGGCGTGGGTGCTGCCCGAGATCGTCGCGGCCTTCGCGGCGTACGCGTTCTTCAACGACGCGGGCACCCTCAACACGGTCCTGTCGTGGTTCGGCATCACGGGCGCCAACTGGCTCTACGCGATGCCGATGCTCTCGGTGATCCTCGCCAACATCTGGCGCGGGGCCGCCTTCTCGATGCTCGTCTACTCGGCGGCGGTGCAGGAGGTGCCCCCCGAGATCACCGAGTCGGCGGAGGTCGACGGCGCCACCGGCTGGCAACGCCTGGTCTTCATCACGCTGCCGGTCATCCGACGGAGCATCTCGACCAACCTCATGCTGACCACGTTGCAGACGCTCTCGGTGTTCACCCTGATCTACGTGATGACCGGCGGCGGGCCCGGCGTCAACAGCACGACCCTGCCGATCCTGGCCTACCAGGAGGCGTTCCAGTTCTCGCAGCTCGGCTTCGGGACCGCCATCGCCACGATCATGCTGCTCGTCGGCGCGGTCTTCTCGATCATCTACATCAGAGCCCTCAAACCGGAGGTCGACTGA
- a CDS encoding carbohydrate ABC transporter permease yields MAMTSPSGRSMKAVSNAVLIVIAICFAVPLAWLLLASFDPSATLSAKVPSQFTLDNFTAVLTPEISFVPLANSLIVSGGCALVTVVVAILAAYPLSRYRMRINKPFLYGILFGTGLPITAMMVPVYSLFVSLNLIDSIGGTVFFLAATSLPMAIWMAKNFMDSVPISLEEAAWTDGASMFSTLTRIVVPLMRPGIAVVFIFVFIQAWGNFFVPFVLLLSPDKQPAAVSIFNFFGQYGSVAYGQLAAFSIVYSVPVIALYVLVSRTLGGSNALAGAVKG; encoded by the coding sequence ATGGCCATGACCTCACCCAGCGGCCGCAGCATGAAGGCCGTCTCGAACGCCGTGCTGATCGTCATCGCGATCTGCTTCGCCGTCCCGCTCGCCTGGCTGCTGCTGGCCTCGTTCGACCCGTCGGCCACGCTGTCGGCGAAGGTGCCGTCGCAGTTCACGCTCGACAACTTCACCGCCGTGCTGACGCCCGAGATCTCGTTCGTCCCGCTCGCCAACAGCCTCATCGTGTCGGGCGGCTGCGCCCTGGTGACCGTCGTCGTGGCGATCCTCGCGGCGTACCCGCTCTCGCGGTACCGGATGCGCATCAACAAGCCGTTCCTCTACGGCATCCTCTTCGGCACCGGCCTGCCCATCACCGCGATGATGGTCCCCGTCTACAGCCTGTTCGTCTCGCTGAACCTGATCGACTCGATCGGCGGCACGGTGTTCTTCCTGGCCGCGACCAGCCTGCCGATGGCGATCTGGATGGCGAAGAACTTCATGGACTCGGTGCCGATCTCGCTCGAAGAGGCCGCGTGGACCGACGGGGCCTCGATGTTCTCGACCCTGACGCGCATCGTGGTGCCGCTCATGCGGCCGGGCATCGCCGTGGTGTTCATCTTCGTGTTCATCCAGGCCTGGGGGAACTTCTTCGTGCCGTTCGTCCTGCTTCTCAGCCCCGACAAGCAGCCGGCGGCCGTGAGCATCTTCAACTTCTTCGGGCAGTACGGCTCGGTGGCGTACGGCCAGCTGGCGGCGTTCTCGATCGTCTACTCGGTGCCCGTCATCGCGTTGTACGTCCTCGTCTCGCGGACCCTCGGCGGCTCGAACGCGCTGGCCGGCGCCGTGAAGGGGTGA
- a CDS encoding alpha-mannosidase, with amino-acid sequence MHDNTVLVEARIDRFVRDRITPAVYRRAVPLTITAWEAPGEPVPFAEAVSQTFEPFAVGSPWSKPWGTTWFHVTGTVPDDLGTDPATALELVVDLGFSIRQPGFQAEGLVWRPDGTIVKAIEPYNGYVPLTAIGAGVTPGSTIDVYVEAASNPDIGGDDFHGETPLGDPETAGDAPIYALRSIVLAERDEVVAELDRDVWTLVGLMRTLALTSPRRHEILRALDRMCDVVDHADVAGTAAAGRAALADVLAAPANASAHRVVATGHAHIDSAWLWPVRETQRKVARTFSNVVALMDDDPDFVFAASSAQQYAWLKERYPELFERVAQKVAEGRFVPVGGMWVESDTNMPGGEALARQFVAGKGFFLREFGVDADEVWLPDSFGYTGAMPQIARAAGASSFFTQKESWNETNRMPHHTFLWEGIDGSRVFTHFPPVDTYNSDLSPAELAHAESGYAEKGFSNVSIVPFGWGDGGGGPTREMMAAARRAGDLEGSPRVTVGTPASFFAQARAELADPAVWSGEMYLEFHRGTYTSQARTKQGNRRSEHLLREAELWSATATARGLLDYPYDELEEIWHVVLLQQFHDILPGSSIAWVHHEAERHYARVAEQLEAIIGSAQRALAGTGSATTTFNAGPVPSAGVDAAAGSAAGRAQEAGVGSVAPVASDGGWVLDNGSVRAVFDGDGLVASLVDATSGRDLVAPGARLGLLQLFRDTPNQWDAWDVDQAYKNVRTDLVEAESVVVDGGALVVTRRIGDSTIVQRWWLDDGEGELHVQTEVDWHERQKLLKLAFPLDVHADRAASEVQFGHVQRPTHQNTSWDFARFETVAHRWVHVAEPGFGVAVANDATYGHDITRSTRDTAEGGDGGTTTLVRQSLLRAPTFPDPHADQGRHVLRSSVRVAPDVLDAATAGYRMNLPVRRVEGSSGAGVAPLVSSSSPAVLIEAVKLAEDRSGDLIVRLYEARGARAATTVTVDADSGFGEAWRTDLIERELASGTAGAGRWASGSAVELTLRPFEIVTLRVARA; translated from the coding sequence ATGCACGACAACACCGTCCTCGTCGAGGCCCGCATCGACCGCTTCGTCCGCGACCGCATCACCCCGGCGGTCTACCGCCGGGCCGTCCCGCTGACGATCACGGCCTGGGAGGCGCCGGGTGAGCCGGTCCCCTTCGCCGAGGCCGTCTCGCAGACGTTCGAGCCGTTCGCCGTCGGCTCGCCGTGGAGCAAGCCGTGGGGCACCACGTGGTTCCACGTCACGGGGACGGTGCCCGACGACCTCGGCACCGACCCGGCGACCGCCCTCGAACTCGTCGTCGACCTGGGCTTCAGCATCAGGCAGCCCGGGTTCCAGGCCGAGGGCCTCGTCTGGCGACCCGACGGCACGATCGTCAAGGCCATCGAGCCGTACAACGGCTACGTGCCGCTGACGGCGATCGGCGCGGGCGTCACCCCGGGCAGCACGATCGACGTCTACGTCGAGGCCGCGTCGAACCCCGACATCGGTGGCGACGACTTCCACGGCGAGACACCGCTCGGCGACCCCGAGACCGCGGGCGACGCCCCGATCTACGCCCTGCGCAGCATCGTGCTCGCCGAACGCGACGAGGTGGTCGCCGAACTCGACCGCGACGTCTGGACCCTCGTCGGGCTGATGCGCACCCTCGCGCTCACGTCGCCGCGACGGCACGAGATCCTGCGGGCGCTCGACCGGATGTGCGACGTCGTCGACCACGCGGACGTCGCGGGGACCGCGGCAGCCGGGCGTGCCGCGCTCGCCGACGTGCTCGCGGCACCGGCGAACGCGAGCGCGCACCGGGTCGTCGCGACCGGCCACGCGCACATCGACTCGGCCTGGCTCTGGCCCGTCCGCGAGACCCAGCGCAAGGTCGCCCGCACCTTCTCGAACGTCGTCGCCCTGATGGACGACGACCCCGACTTCGTGTTCGCCGCCTCGAGCGCGCAGCAGTACGCCTGGTTGAAGGAGCGCTACCCGGAGCTGTTCGAACGGGTCGCGCAGAAGGTCGCCGAGGGCCGGTTCGTGCCGGTCGGCGGCATGTGGGTCGAGTCCGACACCAACATGCCCGGCGGCGAGGCGCTGGCCCGTCAGTTCGTCGCGGGCAAGGGGTTCTTCCTGCGCGAGTTCGGCGTCGACGCCGACGAGGTCTGGCTGCCCGACTCGTTCGGCTACACGGGCGCGATGCCCCAGATCGCCCGCGCGGCCGGCGCCAGCTCGTTCTTCACGCAGAAGGAGTCCTGGAACGAGACGAACCGCATGCCGCACCACACCTTCCTGTGGGAGGGCATCGACGGCAGTCGCGTGTTCACGCACTTCCCGCCCGTCGACACGTACAACTCCGACCTCTCGCCGGCCGAGCTCGCCCATGCCGAGAGCGGCTACGCCGAGAAGGGGTTCTCGAACGTCTCGATCGTCCCGTTCGGCTGGGGTGACGGCGGTGGCGGCCCGACCCGCGAGATGATGGCGGCCGCGCGCCGGGCCGGCGACCTCGAGGGCTCGCCCCGCGTGACCGTCGGCACCCCCGCCTCCTTCTTCGCGCAGGCACGGGCCGAGCTGGCCGACCCGGCCGTGTGGTCGGGCGAGATGTACCTCGAGTTCCACCGCGGCACGTACACGTCGCAGGCTCGCACCAAGCAGGGCAACCGTCGCAGCGAACACCTGCTGCGCGAGGCCGAGCTGTGGAGCGCCACGGCGACCGCCCGCGGCCTGCTCGACTACCCCTACGACGAGCTCGAAGAGATCTGGCACGTCGTGCTGCTCCAGCAGTTCCACGACATCCTGCCCGGGTCGTCGATCGCGTGGGTGCACCACGAGGCCGAGCGGCACTACGCGCGGGTCGCCGAGCAGCTCGAGGCGATCATCGGCTCGGCCCAGCGGGCACTGGCGGGGACGGGGTCGGCGACGACCACGTTCAACGCCGGGCCGGTCCCGTCGGCCGGGGTCGACGCCGCGGCCGGGTCGGCCGCGGGACGGGCCCAGGAGGCGGGGGTCGGGTCGGTGGCACCGGTGGCCTCCGACGGCGGCTGGGTGCTCGACAACGGGTCCGTGCGTGCGGTGTTCGACGGTGACGGCCTGGTCGCCTCGCTCGTCGACGCCACGTCGGGACGCGACCTCGTCGCCCCGGGGGCCCGGCTCGGGCTGCTGCAGCTCTTCCGCGACACCCCCAACCAGTGGGACGCCTGGGACGTCGACCAGGCCTACAAGAACGTCCGCACCGACCTGGTCGAGGCCGAGTCGGTCGTCGTCGACGGCGGCGCGCTCGTCGTCACCCGCCGCATCGGCGACTCGACCATCGTGCAGCGCTGGTGGCTCGACGACGGCGAGGGCGAACTGCACGTGCAGACCGAGGTCGACTGGCACGAACGGCAGAAGCTGCTCAAGCTGGCGTTCCCGCTCGACGTGCACGCCGACCGGGCGGCCTCCGAGGTGCAGTTCGGTCACGTGCAGCGCCCGACCCACCAGAACACGTCGTGGGACTTCGCCCGGTTCGAGACGGTCGCACACCGCTGGGTGCACGTCGCCGAGCCCGGCTTCGGCGTGGCCGTGGCGAACGACGCCACCTACGGCCACGACATCACGCGGAGCACCCGCGACACGGCCGAGGGCGGCGACGGCGGCACGACGACGCTCGTGCGCCAGTCGCTGCTGCGGGCACCGACGTTCCCCGACCCGCACGCCGACCAGGGGCGGCACGTGCTGCGCTCGTCCGTGCGGGTCGCGCCCGACGTGCTCGACGCCGCGACCGCGGGCTACCGCATGAACCTGCCCGTCCGACGGGTCGAGGGGTCGTCGGGCGCCGGGGTCGCTCCGCTGGTGTCGTCGTCGTCGCCGGCCGTGCTGATCGAGGCGGTCAAGCTGGCCGAGGACCGGTCGGGCGACCTGATCGTGCGGCTCTACGAGGCTCGCGGTGCTCGGGCGGCCACCACCGTCACGGTCGACGCCGACAGCGGGTTCGGCGAGGCGTGGCGCACCGACCTCATCGAGCGCGAGCTGGCGTCGGGCACGGCCGGGGCCGGTCGGTGGGCGTCGGGCTCCGCGGTCGAGTTGACGCTGCGCCCGTTCGAGATCGTGACGCTGCGGGTGGCCCGGGCGTAG
- a CDS encoding ROK family protein, giving the protein MRVGLDIGGTKIDAVVVDGSGAPVHRLRLPTGFGPDAVLTNAATAVASLADRSGVAVEAFESVGVGIPGLVDGTTGRVRHAVNIGFDDVAVGPTLSARLGVPVRVENDVNAAALGAYLAMSLSGSVGYLNLGTGLAAGLVVDGELWRGSRGVSGEIGHVPVDPGGELCPCGQRGCLETVAAGAAVSRHWPTEGAYPAVALFAAADAGDPEAVRVRVDLAAGVAAAVRLLVLTTDVDSVVIGGGLSNLGRPLLDDVAGVLDRWAAGSPFLASLELSSRIELLPPGFPVAAVGAATIGARGPATAVAAAL; this is encoded by the coding sequence GTGAGGGTCGGCCTCGACATCGGCGGCACCAAGATCGACGCGGTCGTCGTCGACGGGTCCGGAGCCCCCGTCCATCGCCTCCGCCTGCCCACGGGGTTCGGCCCCGACGCCGTGCTGACGAACGCGGCCACGGCGGTCGCCTCGTTGGCGGACCGTTCCGGCGTCGCCGTCGAGGCCTTCGAGTCGGTCGGCGTCGGCATCCCCGGCCTCGTCGACGGCACGACGGGTCGCGTGCGGCACGCCGTGAACATCGGCTTCGACGACGTCGCCGTGGGGCCGACGCTGAGCGCCCGCCTCGGGGTCCCGGTCCGGGTCGAGAACGACGTCAACGCGGCCGCGCTCGGCGCGTACCTCGCCATGTCGCTGTCGGGATCTGTCGGCTACCTCAACCTCGGCACCGGCCTCGCTGCCGGCCTCGTCGTCGACGGCGAACTCTGGCGCGGCTCGCGGGGCGTCTCGGGCGAGATCGGTCACGTCCCCGTCGACCCCGGGGGCGAGCTCTGCCCCTGCGGGCAGCGCGGTTGCCTCGAGACCGTCGCGGCCGGCGCCGCGGTGTCCCGTCACTGGCCGACCGAGGGGGCGTACCCGGCCGTGGCGCTGTTCGCGGCGGCCGACGCCGGCGACCCCGAGGCCGTCCGCGTGCGTGTCGACCTCGCGGCGGGGGTGGCGGCCGCGGTGCGCCTCCTCGTCCTGACGACCGACGTGGACTCCGTCGTGATCGGCGGCGGGCTCAGCAACCTGGGTCGCCCCCTGCTCGACGACGTCGCCGGGGTGCTCGACCGGTGGGCGGCGGGGTCGCCGTTCCTCGCCTCGCTCGAGCTGTCGTCGCGCATCGAGCTGCTGCCGCCGGGGTTCCCCGTGGCAGCCGTCGGTGCCGCGACGATCGGCGCCCGCGGGCCCGCGACGGCCGTCGCCGCCGCCCTCTGA
- a CDS encoding ROK family transcriptional regulator, with the protein MTSTTITRQQQPPVRAHNRSLLLQSLYRDGSMSRADLARRSGLTRPTVSALVAELIDDGIARELGVRDDARVGKPATLVGIESDAFHIVTVDLSSAERFVGAVVDLRGGVVERAGVELDGAVGEAAVSLVERLVDDLASRTTRRLLGVGVATPGIVDHDGVVRTAVHLGWYDLPLRSRLSARTGLPVHVGNDSNAAAMGIRTFGEEVGNDETGRGATGPGATGPGATGPAAAGQSGGGRSPAGQSLIVVTIDHGVGVGLIVAGALVEGDQFSAGEIGHVTVDENGDVCACGRRGCLEEAIAAPQLRARLRQHDEGSRGAVLHEAGRALGLVLAPIVSALNIDEVVLSGPADLVEGAMLRAARETVRQRTLSAVSNGLTMRIAGSGTDLALRGAASFVLQAELGLT; encoded by the coding sequence GTGACCAGCACGACGATCACCCGGCAGCAACAGCCGCCGGTCCGCGCCCACAACCGGTCCCTCCTCCTACAGTCCCTGTACCGCGACGGCTCCATGAGTCGAGCCGACCTCGCGCGTCGCTCGGGTCTGACGCGCCCCACCGTCTCCGCCCTCGTCGCCGAACTCATCGACGACGGCATCGCCCGCGAGCTCGGCGTCCGCGACGACGCGCGGGTCGGCAAGCCGGCGACGCTCGTCGGCATCGAGTCGGACGCCTTCCACATCGTCACGGTCGACCTGTCGAGTGCCGAGCGTTTCGTCGGGGCCGTCGTCGACCTGCGGGGCGGGGTCGTCGAGCGCGCCGGGGTCGAGCTCGACGGGGCCGTCGGCGAGGCCGCCGTGAGCCTGGTCGAGCGGCTCGTCGACGACCTCGCCTCGCGGACGACCCGTCGGCTGCTCGGGGTCGGCGTCGCGACCCCCGGCATCGTCGACCACGACGGCGTCGTGCGCACGGCCGTCCACCTCGGTTGGTACGACCTCCCGCTGCGGTCCCGACTGTCGGCCCGCACCGGTCTGCCCGTCCACGTGGGCAACGACTCCAACGCCGCGGCGATGGGCATCCGCACCTTCGGCGAAGAGGTCGGGAACGATGAGACCGGGCGGGGCGCGACCGGACCGGGCGCGACCGGACCGGGCGCGACCGGACCGGCTGCGGCCGGGCAGAGCGGCGGCGGACGGTCCCCGGCGGGACAGAGCCTCATCGTCGTCACGATCGACCACGGTGTCGGGGTCGGGCTGATCGTCGCCGGTGCGCTCGTCGAGGGCGACCAGTTCTCGGCCGGCGAGATCGGGCACGTCACGGTCGACGAGAACGGCGACGTGTGCGCGTGCGGTCGACGCGGCTGCCTCGAGGAGGCCATCGCCGCCCCGCAGCTGAGGGCGCGCCTCCGACAGCACGACGAGGGATCGCGCGGCGCCGTCCTCCACGAGGCCGGTCGCGCGCTCGGCCTGGTGCTCGCCCCCATCGTCAGCGCGCTCAACATCGACGAGGTCGTGCTGTCGGGCCCGGCCGACCTGGTCGAGGGCGCGATGCTGCGCGCAGCCCGCGAGACCGTCCGGCAGCGCACGCTGTCCGCCGTCAGCAACGGCCTGACGATGCGGATCGCGGGCAGCGGCACCGACCTCGCCCTGCGAGGCGCCGCGTCGTTCGTGCTGCAGGCCGAACTGGGGTTGACGTGA